A genomic stretch from Bos javanicus breed banteng chromosome 3, ARS-OSU_banteng_1.0, whole genome shotgun sequence includes:
- the LOC133242709 gene encoding uncharacterized LOC128071544 homolog, giving the protein MRDFPLAAGGTHPENAGAARGQDPLPQRRKTKRKKACRQPALRDAPSTQWAPATAPSSCFCCSPRGTR; this is encoded by the coding sequence AGATTTTCCTTTGGCAGCCGGAGGCACACACCCAGAGAATGCTGGAGCCGCAAGGGGACAGGACCCACTTCCACAGcggagaaaaacaaagaggaaaaaggcGTGCAGGCAGCCAGCGCTAAGGGACGCACCCAGCACGCAGTGGGCCCCTGCCACTGCCCCCAGCAGCTGTTTCTGCTGCAGCCCGAGAGGAACTCGGTGA